GTGTGAGCCAGCAGCGGGCCCTGGCAGCCCAAAGGGCCAAGCGTGCCCTGGGGTGCCGCAGGCATGGCACTGCTGGCCGGCCGAAGGAAGGGATCGTCCCGCTCTGCTCGGCCTGCTGCGGCCTCGCCTCGAGCACCGCGTGCAGCTTTGGGCACCACAGCAGACGAAGAGCGTGAAACCGTGCGATCCCCACTGAGAGAGAGGTCCCTCATggcacccagcagagctgcagaaagtaCAAGGCTCGACCCGACTTCCCTAAACTTTGTCCAGTTCCGTGCTCCTCTTGGCAGCAGTTTTGCCTCTGGTACAGTGGGGGAAATGGTATCTTCCCTCCCATTGTTCCTCTGTTGAGCCATTTTTATACTATCTTCTTAGTTTTAGGTGGAGATTGAGTGGCTGTAGTCATTCATAGCTACATTATGATTAGTAtggaaatttcttcttttccttaaagGCTTAGAAAAATTCAGAGtgcatgctcagtgaggggtggtcacAGCTTGGAgcctttgggatggaggtgCCCTTTGGCATTATAACGGGATTATTATGATCAAAGTTCACCCAGAGGACATGATTTtgacagaaaatggaaactgcATAGCTCAGGGCTATGCGGTTTATCAGTTTGGGTCAGGGCTGGCTTTGCAAGTTTATCAGTCCCATACTACCATTCAGTTCCGGTGACACCACGGAGGCTGGTCGTGATGTCTCCATCACACTCCACCCTGCATCTCATTTCTCTTAGAGCCAGCACACCAATCTCCCCCGGAGCTGCCAGTATGGAGGGCTGCAGGTCAGGTAGCCAAAGGGACTCTTGTGGAACAGATTCTCTGCACTTCTGCCGCATTGCACTTGGAAAGTTTCCACACCATAAAAAGACTCCTTTCCAAACAAATTACACTTTTTCAAAGCCTTTGTCCTGCTTTACGCATTTGCTCCCGCACTGCACTAGCCTTCTCTGCTCGGATTCCACATGTAGTGTGCTCAAGAATCCTTGTATCTTTGCTTTTCCACCCTTCCCATGCAAATTCCCAAGAGAAATGTCAGCAGGCCAAGAAGGCAGAATGATggataaggagaaaaaaaaaaaaaaaaagaaagaaaaaaaaaaaaaaaaaaaaaaaNNNNNNNNNNNNNNNNNNNNNNNNNNNNNNNNNNNNNNNNNNNNNNNNNNNNNNNNNNNNNNNNNNNNNNNNNNNNNNNNNNNNNNNNNNNNNNNNNNNNaaaaaaaaaaaaaaaaaaaaaagaaaaaaagaaagaaaaagaaaaagattttatttattctctgcagttttcattttaataacttttgGGGGACATGCCCTGCTGTAACCATTCCTCCATCCCACTCCTTCTCATGGTGGGGCCTGAGCTGAGTCCTCCCAGTCCTGAGCCATGCAGTTGGAGGTGGGAATGGGGAGAGGacatgatgatgatgatggagGCTTATCCCTTATTCTGATCTGGGGATGGGCAGACCAGAAGGGGAGATGCGTTTCTCCCTCCCTGGGACAAGCCAGGGCTGAAGAAGGGTCGCAGTGCATCTCTGAAAGCCCCACTGTAAGTATACAGGTGGGTCTGGTGGGTCACGTCATAAAAGGACACTTCCCCATCTTTGTAATCCAGGTAGATCCCCACTCTCTTTGGCTTTTGTTTGACAGAAAGGGTGATAGGATGAGAAAGGAGGACCTTGTACTGGTCACCATTCCTCAGCCACATCCTCCAGAAGCCAgcctgtggggacaggggacctttccccttcctcttcacAGCCTCCCTGCACACCCCAATGTCCCACTCGGCCTTGTCTCCCACCTCCACCTCCCAGTAGCACCTCCCTGCTGTAATTCTCAGTGATCCCAGCACAAAGACATAAGGGTCAAATCTCTCCGGGTAGTCCGGCAGCTCCTGCCGTGCTTCCCCATGGCTCACACTCTGGCCATCCTCAgacaggaggaggctggggtgAGCAGATTTCGGGTCCAACGTCATTTGCACTGCAGGAAAGAGTAGAAGAAGGTCATGCAATGATGCTACCTAATGCCCAGCACCTACATCCGTGACCGTAATATGTTAAGACCCTGCCTGGCTGCATGATCACACCCAACCCTTTGAAAGCTGTTGGCCCTTGTTATGCCCAAACAAGATGACTCCGAGCTCGCTCTTGTGAGCTGAGAGGTGTTAAATTGAGAATTAATTTCTTAACAGTCATCAGAGAGCTCATCTGGCTGAGCAGTGCACTCCTCCTACAGCAAGAATTGCCTCATGTGGGCAAACTTGCATGGTTGAGCTTTAATGCAGCCTTTCAACAGAGGCATCAATCAGGTCTCTGTCCTCTGCTAGGATGCCTGTTCAATGAATACCCTCAGTTGGAAGGAATCCACGAGGTTGTTCATGCAACCCAGCTCTGAATCCTCCAGATGGGGCAGGTGAGGCATTGGGAAGGTGCTGTTGCACACCCAGAGCATGAACAGGCTCCATCCCCATCCAAAAGAGATGGATGCTGAAGCCCAGGGACAAGACAGACATTGGAATCAGTACACACACACCCCATCAGTACACACTCACCTTTAAATTGGTTTAGAAAATCAAAAATTCTGACGGTGGGGATGTTGTACAtgtcctgcagctcagctgagaCAACTGCCTGCTTCTGTGCCTTGATGTTTTCACTCCTGAGAAGAGCACCATCAAAGCTGTGACTCACCTGCATCCTttctgcagagccccagggaagaaagggaggaggCAGTACCTGCTCAGCAAGCTTTCTGTGTcctgaaaaggaacaaaaatcagacaaaaagcAGGATTTACACTCTGAATTTACCTCAAGAGAAtattcccttatttttttcatcatgttgACTGATAGACTATATGTAGCCTGATAGACCTTGCCATTAGCACTTCCCTTTCACTACCCTGCATTACAAGCATGCCCTCACATTTTCACTTCCAACCTCCCCTGTTGGGAGAGGTCAGAGAAACAGGTCAAAAGGTGGTTACAGAAACCCAATTAGCCCCAGTTCTGCAGTCTGGGATTTATCTCCTTATTCCaccaaccatgccacaacacATTGTCAAGGCAGAAATCACGAGGGATGTTTTAGTCTTGTCTGCTGTTGAAACTGAGATGAATCAGATATTTTCAATACCTGCAAAAAGCAAATCCTGGGAGTCTTGGAGATGCACACCATTGTGAAAGGTAACAATAAAATGCAGAGTACCCTCTTTTCATGTCTGAAGCTGTTATGGTGAGACAAGGGGACATCTCGAGGAATCTCACCTTCAGCAGCCACAAAGGTGCCTGCTGGCACCTCTCCTTGATCTCGGTTATGAGCTTGCCCAGAGCTTGGCTCTGCTTGGCCAGCTGGGTGATGTTGTTGCGGAGCTTGGTGGCTGTTCTCTTCTCCTCTCGCTTCAGCTTCCTCTGGAGCTGCTCTTCCTCTTCGTCCAAGAAGTCGTGCAGCTTTTCAAACTCCTTCTCgatcttctctctctctctggaaGTTGTATTCTTTGAAGGGGATGcagaaaagagggaggaaaaaaaatggaactggTGGAACCCATTGGGAGCTTAGGGAAGCATTATGTTGTGT
Above is a genomic segment from Oxyura jamaicensis isolate SHBP4307 breed ruddy duck unplaced genomic scaffold, BPBGC_Ojam_1.0 oxyUn_random_OJ71867, whole genome shotgun sequence containing:
- the LOC118159731 gene encoding E3 ubiquitin-protein ligase TRIM39-like, with product MLPPARDTKDKRQAGGDGDGSQAAAPEPEQECQEHQEALDLFCLEDQTPICALCTESQAHRTHTPVPVEEAAEEYKRKLEATVELLQQQKVETQSLKSQEEEKLAEWKNTTSREREKIEKEFEKLHDFLDEEEEQLQRKLKREEKRTATKLRNNITQLAKQSQALGKLITEIKERCQQAPLWLLKDTESLLSRSENIKAQKQAVVSAELQDMYNIPTVRIFDFLNQFKVQMTLDPKSAHPSLLLSEDGQSVSHGEARQELPDYPERFDPYVFVLGSLRITAGRCYWEVEVGDKAEWDIGVCREAVKRKGKGPLSPQAGFWRMWLRNGDQYKVLLSHPITLSVKQKPKRVGIYLDYKDGEVSFYDVTHQTHLYTYSGAFRDALRPFFSPGLSQGGRNASPLLVCPSPDQNKG